A genomic stretch from Thermomonospora umbrina includes:
- a CDS encoding DUF3224 domain-containing protein, translating into MTEKASGTFDITAWDEYATDERPGGLSLGRVRVSKTFHGDLTGTSETELQTVVTSAGPAAYVGVELFEGTLHGRKGTFVLQHGAGGDETGGPWLRWEIVPSSGTGELTGLRGQGNIVVAEDGSHSYTLDHELS; encoded by the coding sequence ATGACCGAAAAGGCGAGCGGCACCTTCGACATCACCGCCTGGGACGAGTACGCCACGGACGAGCGCCCCGGCGGCCTGTCGCTGGGGCGGGTCCGGGTGAGCAAGACGTTCCACGGCGACCTGACCGGCACCAGCGAGACCGAGCTCCAGACCGTGGTGACCTCGGCGGGCCCCGCCGCGTACGTCGGCGTCGAGCTCTTCGAGGGCACTCTGCACGGCCGCAAGGGGACGTTCGTCCTCCAGCACGGCGCGGGCGGCGACGAGACGGGCGGCCCGTGGCTCAGGTGGGAGATCGTCCCCTCCTCGGGCACCGGGGAGCTGACGGGCCTGCGCGGCCAGGGGAACATCGTCGTCGCCGAGGACGGATCCCACTCCTACACCCTCGACCACGAGCTGTCCTGA
- the nucS gene encoding endonuclease NucS, which translates to MRLVIARCSVDYVGRLTAHLPLAPRLILVKADGSVSVHADDRAYKPLNWMNPPCSLREEPFGEPQEDGAVARWTVTHGKTGERLILTIAEFLHDSSHELGVDPGLQKDGVEAHLQELLAEHITTLGEGWTLIRREFPTAIGPVDILCRDSGSATVAVEIKRRGEIDGVEQLTRYLELLNRDPHLAPVRGVFAAQEIKPQAKVLAIDRGIDCVTLDYDALRGIEHEGTLF; encoded by the coding sequence GTGCGTCTCGTTATCGCCCGGTGCAGCGTCGACTACGTCGGCCGCCTCACCGCCCACCTCCCCCTGGCCCCCCGGCTCATCCTCGTGAAGGCCGACGGTTCGGTCTCGGTGCACGCCGACGACCGCGCGTACAAGCCGCTGAACTGGATGAACCCGCCCTGCTCGCTGCGCGAGGAGCCGTTCGGCGAGCCGCAGGAGGACGGTGCCGTCGCGCGGTGGACCGTCACCCACGGCAAGACCGGCGAACGGCTGATCCTGACCATCGCCGAGTTCCTGCACGACTCCAGCCACGAGCTCGGCGTCGACCCGGGGCTCCAGAAGGACGGGGTGGAGGCCCACCTTCAGGAGCTGCTGGCCGAGCACATCACCACGCTCGGCGAGGGCTGGACGCTGATCCGCCGCGAGTTCCCCACGGCGATCGGCCCCGTGGACATCCTGTGCCGGGATTCCGGCAGCGCCACCGTGGCCGTCGAGATCAAACGGCGGGGCGAGATCGACGGCGTGGAGCAGCTCACCCGCTACCTGGAGCTGCTCAACCGCGATCCGCACCTGGCTCCGGTGCGCGGCGTGTTCGCCGCGCAGGAGATCAAGCCACAGGCCAAGGTGCTGGCCATCGACCGGGGCATCGACTGCGTGACCTTGGACTACGACGCCCTGCGCGGGATCGAGCACGAGGGCACCCTGTTCTGA
- a CDS encoding SCO5389 family protein, protein MSLDVTPELLEKARQGEVDDAAFVDCVRTSLPYAWETISGLVLRHQVEGGDFADNLTPPPDEQARGQLLRVLASDAMRGALERHFGMRLAFQNCHRVAVFPTDDTEAYRRFITAREQILNQSPELRDC, encoded by the coding sequence ATGTCTCTCGACGTGACCCCGGAACTGCTGGAGAAGGCACGGCAGGGTGAGGTCGACGACGCGGCGTTCGTCGACTGCGTGCGGACCTCGCTGCCGTACGCCTGGGAGACGATCAGCGGCCTGGTGCTCCGCCACCAGGTGGAGGGCGGCGACTTCGCCGACAACCTGACGCCGCCCCCGGACGAGCAGGCCCGCGGCCAGTTGCTGCGGGTGCTGGCCAGCGACGCCATGCGCGGGGCCCTGGAGCGCCACTTCGGCATGAGGTTGGCCTTCCAGAACTGCCACCGCGTCGCCGTCTTCCCGACCGACGACACCGAGGCGTACCGTCGCTTCATCACCGCCCGCGAGCAGATCCTCAACCAGTCGCCGGAACTGCGCGACTGCTGA
- a CDS encoding LLM class flavin-dependent oxidoreductase, whose protein sequence is MRFGAFLLATRFPGQSDVDALTRTVEAAVAAERAGFDDVWVAEHHFMSYGVCPSAATLAGYLLGATSRVDVGTAVSVLSTQHPVALAEQAALLGAVSGGRFRLGVGRGGPWRDLEVFGTGLDRYEHGFAEALDLVLTWLGSERVAWSGERFAFREVPVVPRTATPPPVVVACTSPASERLAASHGVPMLLGMHVGDEEKAAAVARYGRPAAHLSTGLAQVADTREEAVRLVVEEMPRWLGPGLDGYVPVDERPRKPRDPVAYARDMCAIHPVGTPDDCAASLVRTVERTGIRHLVLMVEAAGSRERTLENIARLGEEVLPRVRRSVSDVGAG, encoded by the coding sequence GTGCGCTTCGGAGCCTTCCTGCTCGCCACCCGTTTTCCCGGTCAGTCCGACGTCGACGCCCTCACCCGTACGGTCGAGGCCGCCGTGGCGGCGGAACGTGCGGGGTTCGACGACGTCTGGGTGGCGGAGCACCATTTCATGTCGTACGGCGTGTGCCCGTCCGCGGCCACGCTCGCCGGATACCTGCTCGGCGCGACCTCGCGCGTGGACGTGGGGACGGCGGTGAGCGTTCTCTCCACTCAGCATCCCGTGGCCTTGGCCGAGCAGGCGGCTCTGTTGGGAGCGGTGTCGGGCGGGCGGTTCCGGCTGGGTGTCGGGCGCGGCGGCCCGTGGCGGGACCTGGAGGTCTTCGGGACGGGTCTCGACCGGTACGAGCACGGGTTCGCCGAGGCGTTGGACCTGGTCCTGACGTGGCTGGGCTCCGAACGGGTCGCGTGGTCCGGCGAACGGTTCGCCTTCCGCGAAGTGCCCGTCGTCCCCCGTACGGCGACCCCGCCTCCCGTGGTGGTGGCCTGCACTTCGCCCGCCAGTGAACGTCTCGCGGCCTCCCACGGCGTGCCCATGCTGCTCGGCATGCATGTCGGGGACGAGGAGAAGGCCGCGGCGGTGGCCCGGTACGGACGGCCCGCCGCGCACCTCTCCACCGGCCTCGCCCAAGTGGCCGACACCAGGGAGGAGGCCGTACGGCTCGTCGTGGAGGAGATGCCGCGTTGGCTCGGCCCGGGACTCGACGGGTACGTCCCGGTGGACGAGCGGCCGCGCAAGCCCCGCGACCCCGTCGCCTACGCCCGCGACATGTGCGCCATCCATCCGGTGGGCACACCCGACGATTGCGCGGCGTCCCTGGTGCGGACCGTGGAGCGCACGGGCATCCGCCACCTCGTCCTCATGGTGGAGGCCGCCGGATCCCGTGAACGCACCCTGGAGAACATCGCCCGGCTGGGCGAGGAGGTCCTTCCCCGGGTCCGTCGTTCGGTGTCCGACGTCGGAGCCGGGTGA
- a CDS encoding 3-hydroxyacyl-CoA dehydrogenase family protein, translating into MSGGSFSKVGVVGLGTMGAGIAEVLARGGLPVVGIEINDEALARGRGHLDKSTGRAVKRGKLTEEGRREILDRITLSTAFADLADCDLVIEAVPERLELKRRVFAELDKVCRADAVLATNTSSLSVTEIAVTTERPTQIVGVHFFNPAPVMRLVEVIGTVLTEPTAVTRVSDLVRSLGKTPVTIGDRAGFVANRLLFGYLNHAAAMYDSGHATLEDIDTAMKVGGGLPMGPFTLMDLIGLDTCLEVLEAIYRESRDRRHAPAPVLRELVTAGLLGRKTGRGFYPYDNAASSTTASATEAVDVPQPLVGVVGSGPLAVAIAAAAARAGSQVRYVGGDEDKTKTAWEALEGALEAEELARVTGGSELGSLSDCDLVVEAVAEDTAMKASLLAAIDDVARPGAVLGTTASTVPVIELAMATDRPADVVGLHFPEVGGPLVEVVSTVAGSPQTTERAAALAARLGLTAVRCRDRAGFIVDALRFPYLNDAARMLEAGYADADSIDAAMTLGCGYPTGPIADLDRLGLDRTVAVLRALYTESREAALTPAPILEEHLTADRPLR; encoded by the coding sequence ATGAGTGGTGGTTCCTTCAGCAAGGTGGGAGTCGTCGGCCTCGGCACCATGGGGGCGGGCATCGCCGAGGTGCTGGCCCGGGGCGGACTGCCCGTCGTCGGCATCGAGATCAACGACGAGGCGCTGGCCCGAGGACGCGGCCATCTGGACAAGTCCACCGGTCGCGCGGTCAAGCGCGGCAAGCTCACCGAAGAGGGACGGCGGGAGATCCTCGACCGCATCACGCTGTCCACCGCCTTCGCCGACCTCGCCGACTGCGACCTCGTCATCGAGGCCGTCCCGGAACGCCTGGAGCTCAAGCGGCGCGTCTTCGCCGAGCTCGACAAGGTCTGCCGGGCCGACGCGGTGCTCGCCACCAACACGTCCTCCCTGTCGGTCACCGAGATCGCCGTCACCACCGAACGCCCCACGCAGATCGTCGGCGTCCACTTCTTCAACCCCGCGCCGGTGATGCGGCTGGTCGAGGTGATCGGCACCGTCCTCACCGAGCCCACCGCCGTCACGCGGGTCTCCGACCTGGTGCGCTCCCTGGGCAAGACCCCGGTCACCATCGGGGACCGCGCCGGGTTCGTGGCCAACCGCCTGCTGTTCGGTTACCTGAACCACGCGGCCGCCATGTACGACTCCGGGCACGCCACCCTGGAGGACATCGACACCGCCATGAAGGTGGGCGGGGGCCTGCCCATGGGCCCGTTCACCCTGATGGACCTCATCGGGCTGGACACGTGCCTGGAGGTCCTGGAGGCCATTTACCGCGAGTCCCGGGACCGCCGTCACGCCCCGGCCCCCGTGCTCCGCGAACTGGTCACCGCCGGGCTGCTGGGCCGTAAGACCGGGCGGGGCTTCTATCCGTACGACAACGCCGCCTCGTCCACCACGGCGTCCGCCACGGAGGCCGTGGACGTGCCGCAGCCGCTGGTCGGGGTGGTCGGCTCCGGTCCCCTCGCCGTCGCCATAGCCGCCGCCGCGGCGCGCGCCGGTTCGCAGGTCCGCTACGTGGGCGGGGACGAGGACAAGACCAAAACCGCCTGGGAGGCCCTGGAAGGCGCTCTGGAGGCCGAAGAGCTGGCCCGCGTCACCGGAGGTTCCGAGCTCGGCTCCCTGTCCGACTGCGACCTGGTTGTGGAGGCGGTCGCCGAGGACACCGCGATGAAGGCCTCCCTGCTCGCCGCCATCGACGATGTCGCCCGCCCGGGCGCGGTCCTGGGCACCACCGCCTCCACCGTCCCCGTCATCGAGCTGGCGATGGCCACCGACCGGCCCGCCGACGTCGTGGGGCTGCACTTCCCCGAGGTGGGCGGCCCGCTCGTCGAGGTCGTCTCCACCGTGGCCGGATCGCCGCAGACCACCGAACGCGCCGCGGCCCTGGCCGCCCGTCTCGGCCTGACGGCCGTCCGCTGCCGCGACCGCGCGGGGTTCATCGTGGACGCCCTGCGGTTCCCCTACCTGAACGACGCCGCCCGCATGCTGGAGGCCGGCTACGCCGACGCCGACTCCATCGACGCCGCCATGACCCTCGGCTGCGGCTACCCCACGGGCCCGATCGCCGACCTCGACCGTCTCGGCCTCGACCGCACCGTCGCCGTCCTCCGCGCTCTCTACACCGAGAGCCGCGAGGCCGCCCTCACGCCCGCCCCGATCCTGGAGGAGCACCTGACGGCGGACCGCCCGCTCCGGTAG
- a CDS encoding type IV toxin-antitoxin system AbiEi family antitoxin, which yields MLIPPPRRSPDTTALTGRARELSRELPAHVVIAERAAAWVWGVDVLPPGAREATWPIEVAHPPDLPPPGLPHCRPRPAELPADDIAEHEGVRLTAPERTALDCARWLPRLEAVAALDQFLRAGLDPTALTRRVRRLTGEPHARRLREILRLSDAGAVLPGESWTRVHIMDAGLPRPATQIPVMAADRPRFFLDMGYEQYRTAVEYDGEAFHTGPACRNRDTARRTWIRTHHGWEIIVVTKEDILFHPAPFLEALATTLMHRGWTPTPSQLGRLELKLARLRRRRPP from the coding sequence ATGCTGATTCCCCCGCCTCGACGCTCACCGGACACGACCGCGCTGACCGGCCGCGCGAGGGAGCTGAGCCGTGAGCTCCCCGCGCACGTCGTGATCGCTGAACGCGCCGCCGCCTGGGTCTGGGGCGTCGACGTGCTGCCGCCCGGGGCGCGCGAGGCCACCTGGCCGATCGAGGTGGCCCACCCTCCGGACCTGCCGCCGCCGGGCCTACCCCACTGTCGGCCCCGGCCCGCCGAGCTGCCCGCCGACGACATCGCCGAACACGAGGGCGTCCGTCTGACCGCACCCGAGCGCACCGCGCTGGACTGCGCCCGCTGGCTGCCCCGACTGGAGGCGGTGGCCGCGCTCGACCAGTTCTTACGCGCCGGCCTCGACCCGACCGCCCTCACCCGCCGCGTCCGCCGCCTGACCGGCGAGCCCCACGCCCGCCGCCTCCGAGAGATCCTCCGACTCTCCGACGCGGGAGCGGTGCTCCCCGGCGAGAGCTGGACCAGAGTCCACATCATGGACGCCGGCCTGCCCCGCCCCGCCACCCAGATCCCCGTGATGGCCGCCGACCGCCCCCGCTTCTTCCTCGACATGGGGTACGAGCAGTACCGCACCGCGGTCGAGTACGACGGCGAGGCCTTCCACACCGGCCCGGCCTGCCGCAACCGCGACACCGCCCGCCGCACCTGGATCCGCACCCACCACGGTTGGGAGATCATCGTCGTCACCAAGGAGGACATCCTGTTCCACCCGGCCCCCTTCCTCGAGGCCCTCGCCACCACCCTCATGCACCGCGGCTGGACCCCCACACCCTCCCAACTCGGCCGCCTGGAACTGAAACTCGCCAGACTCCGCCGCCGACGCCCCCCGTGA
- a CDS encoding ATP/GTP-binding protein → MSPRRNNRRPKGSGRSTGGAWASGLEDREDGPDGEWIVRIIAPANATKPYRCPGCDHEIAPGIGHVVAWPADRGGPDDRRHWHRPCWQSRLQRAPKITRSRNAPRY, encoded by the coding sequence ATGAGTCCGCGCAGGAACAACCGCCGTCCCAAGGGGAGCGGACGGTCCACCGGAGGCGCTTGGGCATCCGGGTTGGAGGACCGAGAGGACGGCCCCGACGGCGAATGGATCGTCCGGATCATCGCCCCGGCCAACGCCACCAAGCCCTACCGTTGCCCCGGCTGCGACCACGAGATCGCCCCCGGCATCGGCCACGTCGTGGCCTGGCCCGCCGACCGAGGCGGCCCCGACGACCGCCGCCACTGGCACCGCCCCTGCTGGCAGTCCCGCCTCCAGCGAGCCCCCAAGATCACCAGATCCCGGAACGCTCCACGCTACTGA
- a CDS encoding alpha/beta hydrolase — MGEIRASTVLPAVRTDITLHTADGLELVGELAVPEGRAPAATLVCLHPLPTHGGMMDSHVMRKASYRLPALAGLAVLRFNTRGTRSERGVSQGEFDGGEGERYDVAAALEFAEFNDLPRPWVLGWSFGTELALKWGRDPVVEGLVLLSPPLHRATDADLDAWGADGRPVTALVPELDDYLRPPEARERFKRIPRAEVIGVDGAKHLWVGEPYVRIALNEIVRRIVPEAYPLPTEWVPG, encoded by the coding sequence ATGGGGGAGATCAGGGCGAGTACGGTGCTGCCGGCCGTGCGGACCGACATCACGTTGCACACCGCCGACGGGTTGGAACTGGTCGGCGAGTTGGCGGTGCCCGAGGGGAGGGCGCCGGCGGCGACCCTCGTGTGCCTGCATCCGCTGCCGACGCATGGCGGGATGATGGACAGCCACGTGATGCGGAAGGCGTCGTACCGGCTGCCGGCGCTGGCGGGCCTGGCGGTGCTGCGGTTCAACACCCGGGGCACCCGTTCGGAGCGGGGTGTCAGCCAGGGGGAGTTCGACGGCGGCGAGGGCGAGCGGTACGACGTGGCGGCGGCGTTGGAGTTCGCCGAGTTCAACGATCTGCCCCGTCCGTGGGTGCTCGGCTGGTCCTTCGGCACGGAGCTGGCGCTGAAATGGGGCCGGGACCCGGTGGTGGAGGGGCTGGTCCTGCTGAGCCCCCCGCTGCACCGGGCCACGGACGCCGACCTCGACGCGTGGGGTGCGGACGGCCGTCCGGTGACCGCGCTGGTGCCCGAGCTCGACGACTACCTGCGGCCCCCCGAGGCACGTGAACGGTTCAAGCGGATCCCCCGGGCCGAGGTGATCGGGGTGGACGGCGCCAAGCACCTGTGGGTGGGGGAGCCGTACGTCCGCATCGCGCTGAACGAGATCGTTCGGCGGATCGTGCCGGAGGCGTACCCGCTGCCGACCGAGTGGGTCCCCGGCTAA
- a CDS encoding alpha/beta fold hydrolase, with product MSVQLYARDVGGGTPLVLLHAFPLSSAMWLAQREGLAARFRVITPDLRGFGGSVLGEDEPSVDAMADDVARLLRRMGIDRAVIGGLSMGGYVAMALCRRHPDRVLGLLLADTKAAADSEQIRDTRLRQAERLEAEGTPQVLVDEVLPLLLGPTTMRQRALIYGRVRGLIQSAPARAAAWALRAMATRPDSFDTLRGTRAPALVIVGAEDQLSPPADARAMADALPNAELLEIPRAGHLAAIEQPDLFNQVTGEFVSALARTLR from the coding sequence ATGAGCGTGCAGTTGTACGCCAGGGACGTCGGCGGGGGAACGCCGCTCGTGCTGCTGCACGCATTCCCGCTGTCCTCGGCCATGTGGCTGGCGCAGCGCGAGGGACTGGCCGCCCGCTTCCGCGTGATCACCCCCGACCTGCGCGGCTTCGGCGGCTCGGTGCTCGGCGAGGACGAACCCTCCGTGGACGCCATGGCCGACGATGTGGCCCGCCTGCTGCGCCGGATGGGGATCGACCGGGCGGTGATCGGCGGACTCTCCATGGGCGGCTACGTCGCCATGGCGCTGTGCCGCCGCCATCCCGACCGGGTGCTCGGCCTGTTGCTCGCCGACACGAAGGCGGCCGCCGACTCCGAACAGATCCGTGACACCCGTCTCCGCCAAGCCGAACGGCTGGAGGCCGAGGGCACCCCACAGGTGCTCGTCGACGAGGTCCTGCCCCTGCTGCTGGGCCCCACCACGATGCGCCAGCGCGCCCTGATCTACGGTCGCGTACGAGGCCTCATCCAGTCCGCCCCCGCACGCGCCGCGGCGTGGGCACTACGGGCCATGGCGACACGCCCCGACTCGTTCGACACGCTGCGCGGCACCCGAGCCCCGGCCCTGGTCATCGTCGGCGCCGAAGACCAACTCTCACCCCCCGCCGACGCCCGCGCCATGGCCGACGCCCTGCCCAACGCCGAACTCCTGGAGATCCCGAGGGCCGGCCACCTCGCCGCGATCGAACAACCCGACCTCTTCAACCAGGTCACCGGCGAGTTCGTCTCGGCCCTCGCCCGAACCCTGAGATGA
- a CDS encoding TetR/AcrR family transcriptional regulator — protein MADSGTTTGRRSGKRERLVAAAARVLHEQGVEKTTIADIARTADVPVGNVYYYFKTKDQLVEAAIEEQGRTLHTLLAALDRLPEPQGRLKALVRGWVDQRDLAARYGCPTGSMASELDKRADGLDRVVADVMRRLLDWTEHQFQAMGRADARELAVALISAYQGVSLLTNTFRDPDLMAAEGERLERWIDSLVRPPS, from the coding sequence GTGGCTGACTCAGGAACGACGACCGGACGGCGTTCGGGCAAGCGGGAGCGACTGGTGGCCGCCGCGGCGCGGGTCCTGCACGAGCAGGGCGTCGAGAAGACGACGATCGCCGACATCGCCCGCACGGCCGACGTGCCGGTGGGCAACGTCTACTACTACTTCAAGACCAAGGATCAGCTCGTCGAGGCGGCGATCGAGGAGCAGGGGCGCACCCTCCACACCCTGCTGGCCGCGCTGGACCGTCTCCCGGAGCCCCAGGGCCGTCTGAAGGCCCTCGTACGGGGCTGGGTCGATCAACGCGACCTCGCCGCCCGGTACGGCTGCCCCACCGGGAGCATGGCCTCCGAGCTCGACAAGCGCGCCGACGGCCTGGACCGCGTGGTCGCCGACGTCATGCGGCGTCTGCTCGACTGGACCGAGCACCAGTTCCAGGCGATGGGACGCGCCGACGCGCGCGAGCTGGCGGTCGCCCTGATCTCGGCCTACCAGGGCGTCTCCCTGCTGACCAACACCTTCCGCGACCCCGACCTCATGGCCGCGGAAGGCGAGCGCCTGGAACGCTGGATCGACTCCCTCGTACGGCCGCCGAGCTAG
- a CDS encoding AI-2E family transporter encodes MPDDSPRQNNPPTPAVPSPALPADGPDARSEAALRDGLGADTSVGERESGSAVAEAGGLGEARSAPVPGTAAAEVDVLDGGAAGSGERPVPLVPDHVRALEPEGGETPDPLFDMEQRRREAGADKLSPFGRPGEPLGKAHPFVFGFTAALGVICAWMLVQAVLSARQVIVLIVVSMFLAVGLNPAVERLQRARLPRGGAVAVVFLGLVLAFVGVGFAVIPPLTEQITNFIDHLPTYIDELGKNERVRELDREHQILKKAQEKVTDPNFGQSAIDGVVGVGRVVVGGIFSTLTVLILTLYFLGSLPTIKTFFYRLVPRSRRARVALLGDEILLRIGGYVAGTITVAFIAGTVAYIFLSIMGIKFALPLALFVGITALIPLVGATIGAILGCTVAFFDGTFTGIACVIFFLVYQQVENYVIHPRVMKRAVDVQPAVTIIAALLGGTLLGIVGALLAIPIAAALALIIREVVLPRQDTL; translated from the coding sequence GTGCCCGACGACAGCCCCCGACAGAACAACCCGCCCACGCCCGCCGTCCCCTCCCCCGCGCTCCCCGCCGACGGGCCCGATGCCCGATCCGAGGCCGCCCTTCGCGATGGCCTGGGTGCGGACACGTCCGTTGGGGAGAGGGAGAGCGGCTCCGCCGTCGCCGAGGCCGGGGGTCTCGGTGAGGCGCGGAGTGCTCCCGTTCCCGGGACGGCCGCGGCCGAGGTCGACGTCCTCGACGGTGGCGCGGCGGGGTCCGGGGAGCGGCCCGTTCCACTGGTGCCCGATCACGTGCGGGCGCTGGAGCCGGAGGGCGGGGAGACGCCGGATCCGCTGTTCGACATGGAGCAGCGCAGGCGCGAGGCCGGGGCGGACAAGCTGTCCCCGTTCGGGCGGCCGGGGGAGCCGCTGGGCAAGGCGCACCCGTTCGTCTTCGGGTTCACCGCCGCGCTCGGGGTGATCTGCGCGTGGATGCTCGTTCAGGCGGTGTTGAGCGCGCGCCAGGTGATCGTGCTGATCGTGGTCTCGATGTTCCTCGCGGTGGGTCTGAACCCGGCGGTGGAACGACTCCAGCGGGCCAGGCTGCCCCGGGGCGGGGCCGTCGCGGTGGTGTTCCTGGGGCTGGTGCTGGCGTTCGTCGGGGTGGGGTTCGCGGTCATCCCGCCGCTCACCGAGCAGATCACCAACTTCATCGATCACCTGCCCACCTACATCGACGAGCTCGGCAAGAACGAGCGCGTCCGGGAGCTGGACCGCGAGCACCAGATCCTCAAGAAGGCGCAGGAGAAGGTCACCGACCCGAACTTCGGCCAGTCGGCGATCGACGGTGTCGTCGGCGTGGGGCGGGTCGTGGTCGGCGGCATCTTCAGCACCCTCACCGTGCTGATCCTCACCCTGTACTTCCTGGGGTCGCTGCCCACCATCAAGACGTTCTTCTACCGGCTGGTGCCCCGCTCCCGGCGGGCCCGGGTGGCGCTGCTGGGCGACGAGATCCTGCTCCGCATCGGCGGCTACGTGGCCGGCACCATCACGGTGGCGTTCATCGCGGGGACGGTGGCGTACATCTTCCTGTCGATCATGGGCATCAAGTTCGCGCTGCCGCTGGCCCTGTTCGTCGGCATCACCGCGTTGATCCCGCTGGTCGGCGCGACCATCGGGGCGATCCTGGGCTGCACGGTCGCCTTCTTCGACGGGACGTTCACCGGCATCGCCTGCGTGATCTTCTTCCTGGTCTACCAGCAGGTCGAGAACTACGTCATCCACCCGAGGGTGATGAAGCGCGCCGTGGACGTCCAACCCGCGGTCACCATCATCGCCGCGCTGCTCGGCGGCACCCTGCTCGGCATCGTGGGGGCCCTGCTGGCCATCCCCATCGCCGCCGCGTTGGCCCTCATCATCAGGGAGGTCGTCCTCCCCCGGCAGGACACGCTCTAG
- a CDS encoding DivIVA domain-containing protein, with protein MQSDIDAQLSNFFEETPPREFDVVLRGYDRHQVDEHIKQLDNEVRQAREQTQALQRELSDAHRQLQEQERPTYSGLGARIEQLLRLAEEQATELVQAARSEANEIKAAAKVDAAELRATAENEAAELRATAQREGDDMRNAAEREADEVRTSARREADELTSTTEREVAKLRATADHEVAEKRAAAEREIAKLRTTTEREVAQLRASTKRERDEILTTAKRQADEMRAQAQRILEESEAQRAQAEAEFEIQLAARREEADRQDAERHAAAQAATQKLVAEAEQRAASAEQRAAKATQQAEQTRREADSHAKQLMANARKNSDQVIAEAKSQAEQLLAETKSEAERIRTAAQRQVDDLTRQRDSITSHLNQLRQLLGGGAPAMPSVEEVTAAPEKPALSAPEGNRPTPAKPAPAKQPAAAKAATAKKQQDDDEDWWQE; from the coding sequence ATGCAGTCCGACATCGACGCCCAGCTCAGCAACTTCTTCGAAGAGACGCCCCCACGTGAGTTCGACGTGGTGCTCCGCGGCTACGACCGGCACCAGGTCGACGAGCACATCAAGCAGCTCGACAACGAGGTGCGGCAGGCCCGCGAGCAGACCCAGGCCCTGCAGCGCGAATTGTCCGACGCCCATCGCCAGCTCCAGGAACAGGAGCGCCCCACCTACTCCGGCCTCGGCGCCCGCATCGAGCAGTTGCTCAGGCTGGCGGAGGAACAGGCCACCGAGCTCGTCCAGGCGGCCCGTTCCGAGGCCAACGAGATCAAGGCCGCCGCCAAGGTGGACGCCGCCGAGCTGCGCGCGACCGCCGAGAACGAGGCCGCCGAGCTGCGCGCGACCGCCCAGCGCGAGGGCGACGACATGCGCAACGCGGCGGAGCGGGAGGCCGACGAGGTCCGCACCTCGGCCCGCCGCGAGGCCGACGAGCTGACCTCCACCACCGAGCGCGAGGTCGCCAAGCTCCGGGCCACCGCCGACCACGAGGTCGCCGAGAAGCGCGCCGCCGCCGAGCGGGAGATCGCCAAGCTCCGCACCACCACCGAGCGGGAGGTCGCCCAGCTCCGGGCGTCCACCAAGCGGGAGCGCGACGAGATCCTCACCACGGCCAAGCGCCAGGCCGACGAGATGCGGGCCCAGGCCCAGCGCATCCTCGAGGAGAGCGAGGCCCAGCGCGCCCAGGCGGAGGCCGAGTTCGAGATCCAGTTGGCCGCCCGCCGCGAGGAGGCCGACCGCCAGGACGCCGAACGACACGCCGCCGCCCAGGCCGCCACCCAGAAGCTGGTCGCCGAGGCGGAGCAGCGCGCCGCCTCCGCCGAGCAGCGCGCGGCCAAGGCGACCCAGCAGGCCGAGCAGACCCGGCGTGAGGCCGACTCGCACGCCAAGCAGCTCATGGCCAACGCCCGCAAGAACTCCGACCAGGTCATCGCCGAGGCCAAGTCCCAGGCGGAGCAGTTGCTGGCGGAGACCAAGTCCGAGGCGGAGCGGATCCGCACCGCCGCCCAGCGCCAGGTCGACGACCTGACCCGCCAGCGCGACAGCATCACCAGCCACCTCAACCAGTTGCGTCAGTTGCTGGGCGGCGGGGCTCCGGCGATGCCCAGCGTGGAAGAGGTCACCGCGGCCCCCGAGAAGCCGGCCCTGTCGGCTCCCGAGGGCAACCGCCCGACCCCGGCCAAGCCCGCCCCGGCCAAGCAGCCGGCGGCGGCCAAGGCGGCGACGGCCAAGAAGCAGCAGGACGACGACGAGGACTGGTGGCAGGAGTGA